A stretch of Sulfurimonas autotrophica DSM 16294 DNA encodes these proteins:
- the ftsY gene encoding signal recognition particle-docking protein FtsY, which produces MFGFIKKSLNKTVEAIKTVAPKKKITFTKDELEDILLEADVEYALVEIILNEIYQDKITREILRSKLLATLAYTSYTEPQFTPPFVELIVGVNGAGKTTTISKLAYKYKQEGKKVLLGAGDTFRAAAIEQLTLWANKLDIPIVASKQGHDSSAVAYDAIDSAKAKGFDNVIIDTAGRLHTQTNLANELKKIKRICDKAHKGAPQRTVLIIDGTQGNSAISQAKAFNEMIGIDGIIITKLDGTAKGGSIFSIAYALELPILYVGTGEQPENLTSFDKYEFVDGLLDAIFIEEE; this is translated from the coding sequence ATGTTCGGTTTTATAAAAAAATCTCTCAACAAAACTGTTGAAGCAATTAAAACAGTCGCTCCAAAGAAAAAAATTACCTTTACTAAAGATGAGCTTGAAGATATTCTGCTTGAAGCCGATGTAGAATATGCCTTAGTTGAAATTATACTCAATGAAATATATCAAGATAAAATCACACGTGAAATCTTACGCTCAAAACTTTTGGCAACACTGGCTTATACTTCTTATACAGAGCCTCAGTTCACACCTCCTTTTGTAGAGCTCATCGTCGGCGTCAATGGAGCCGGGAAAACAACAACTATTTCAAAACTTGCATACAAATACAAGCAAGAGGGCAAAAAAGTGCTTCTTGGTGCGGGTGATACTTTTCGTGCAGCGGCAATTGAGCAGCTTACACTTTGGGCAAATAAACTCGACATCCCAATAGTTGCATCAAAACAGGGGCATGACAGTTCAGCCGTTGCCTATGATGCAATAGACTCAGCAAAAGCAAAAGGCTTTGATAACGTCATTATTGATACCGCAGGGCGTTTACATACACAAACCAATCTTGCAAATGAGCTCAAAAAAATCAAACGCATCTGCGATAAAGCACATAAAGGTGCTCCGCAAAGAACAGTTCTCATCATAGACGGTACACAGGGCAACTCTGCTATAAGCCAAGCCAAAGCTTTTAATGAAATGATAGGTATAGACGGTATTATCATTACAAAACTAGACGGTACGGCAAAAGGAGGAAGCATATTCTCTATTGCTTATGCCTTGGAACTTCCTATTCTTTATGTTGGAACAGGGGAACAACCAGAAAACCTTACATCATTTGATAAATACGAATTTGTCGACGGTCTGCTCGATGCAATTTTTATAGAAGAAGAGTAA
- a CDS encoding Tll0287-like domain-containing protein, whose product MNILKSIAFITLGSSLLLGAPQQAKQQDKQFQNVVNIGKKSSLLLLKTLGSNMKRHMKAGGPMQALDFCSQEAYNLTQQVNKKLPSGITVKRISAKYRNPVNQPQGSEKEVLSSLKKLQSLHVILPKQIVQKVNAQTYKYYKPLVINKQVCLKCHGNIKNKDLKRAIDERYPQDKAKHYKMGDLRGAIVVTIDKSVK is encoded by the coding sequence ATGAATATTTTAAAATCAATAGCATTCATAACACTAGGCAGTTCACTGCTTCTTGGAGCACCGCAGCAAGCAAAACAACAGGACAAACAATTCCAAAATGTCGTTAATATTGGCAAAAAAAGTTCTCTGCTGCTCTTGAAAACGCTGGGCTCAAACATGAAAAGACATATGAAAGCAGGCGGGCCGATGCAAGCACTTGATTTTTGTTCGCAAGAGGCATATAATCTGACACAACAAGTCAACAAAAAGCTTCCAAGCGGTATAACGGTCAAAAGAATCAGTGCCAAATACAGAAACCCGGTAAATCAGCCTCAAGGCAGTGAAAAAGAGGTTTTATCATCTCTTAAAAAGTTACAAAGCTTACATGTAATCCTGCCTAAACAAATTGTTCAAAAGGTAAATGCACAAACATACAAATATTACAAGCCTTTAGTTATAAACAAGCAGGTCTGTTTAAAATGTCATGGTAATATTAAAAATAAAGATTTAAAACGTGCGATTGATGAAAGATATCCCCAAGATAAAGCAAAACACTATAAAATGGGTGATTTAAGAGGTGCTATTGTTGTTACTATTGACAAGTCTGTAAAGTAG
- the rny gene encoding ribonuclease Y, whose amino-acid sequence MLNEILLGGAIATVSGVVGFFISKKITGANFDIYVEQAAAKAKAIENEAQTLLERAKLKAREIELEAQKVFDSAKERARADFSQREDALIRKEQSFERFKQDEEKKIQTELNNIKAQKVNLERNEKSLASLKKRYEEKIDEAVHTIEHSAGMTQEEAKNVLLEKMEEKARGEIAHIVRRYENEAREKGERKANFILAQATSRFAGEFASERLTNLVHLDSDELKGRIIGKEGRNIKALETLLGVDIIIDDTPNAILVSSFNLYRRAIATKTLQLLIEDGRIQPARIEEIFKKVSEEFESKILAEGEELIAQMNIGVMHPELMKLIGRLRYRASYGQNALAHTLEVAHLAGIMASEMGGDPILAKRAGLLHDIGKALTHDMDGNHVDLGAEICRRYNEDEVVINAIYAHHGQQEINSIECGAVCAADALSAARPGARREVLESFLKRVTEIEEIASRHSGVKQAYAINAGREVRVIVNATLVNDDESILMAREIAKEIEARVQYPGEIKVNVIRESRAVEFAK is encoded by the coding sequence ATGTTAAATGAAATACTACTTGGTGGTGCAATTGCCACTGTAAGTGGAGTGGTAGGTTTTTTCATCTCTAAAAAAATAACCGGTGCAAACTTTGATATATACGTAGAACAAGCGGCTGCAAAAGCAAAAGCAATTGAAAATGAAGCACAAACACTCTTAGAACGTGCAAAACTTAAAGCACGTGAAATAGAGCTTGAAGCACAAAAAGTCTTTGACAGTGCCAAGGAGCGTGCACGTGCGGATTTTTCTCAAAGGGAAGATGCGCTTATACGGAAAGAACAAAGTTTTGAACGTTTTAAACAGGATGAAGAGAAGAAAATTCAGACTGAATTGAACAATATTAAAGCACAAAAAGTTAATTTAGAGAGAAATGAAAAATCACTTGCTTCCCTGAAAAAAAGATATGAAGAAAAAATAGATGAAGCTGTGCATACAATAGAGCACAGTGCAGGAATGACACAGGAAGAGGCTAAAAATGTTCTTCTTGAAAAAATGGAAGAAAAAGCACGCGGCGAGATAGCTCATATTGTAAGAAGATATGAAAATGAAGCAAGAGAGAAGGGTGAACGCAAAGCTAATTTTATTTTAGCGCAGGCGACGAGCCGTTTTGCAGGAGAATTTGCCTCTGAGAGACTTACCAATCTTGTTCATTTGGACAGTGATGAACTTAAGGGTCGTATTATCGGTAAAGAAGGGCGTAACATTAAGGCTTTGGAAACACTGCTCGGTGTTGATATTATTATAGATGATACGCCAAATGCAATTCTTGTGAGCAGTTTTAATCTGTATCGCCGTGCTATTGCAACGAAAACACTACAGTTGTTAATAGAAGACGGAAGAATTCAACCGGCCAGAATAGAAGAGATATTTAAAAAAGTTTCAGAGGAATTTGAGTCCAAAATACTTGCAGAGGGTGAGGAGTTGATAGCCCAGATGAACATCGGCGTAATGCATCCGGAACTTATGAAGCTTATAGGAAGACTGCGATACCGTGCGAGTTATGGACAAAATGCACTTGCTCATACACTTGAAGTTGCTCATTTGGCAGGCATAATGGCTTCAGAAATGGGTGGGGATCCTATTTTAGCAAAACGTGCAGGGCTTTTACATGACATCGGAAAAGCATTAACACATGATATGGATGGAAACCATGTGGATTTAGGTGCTGAAATTTGTCGCAGATATAATGAAGACGAAGTTGTTATAAATGCTATTTATGCACATCACGGACAGCAAGAGATAAACTCTATCGAATGTGGTGCAGTTTGTGCAGCAGATGCACTCTCAGCAGCACGTCCGGGTGCGAGACGAGAAGTTTTAGAAAGCTTTTTAAAGCGTGTAACAGAAATAGAAGAAATTGCATCACGTCATAGCGGTGTAAAACAGGCATATGCAATCAATGCAGGTCGTGAAGTAAGAGTAATTGTAAATGCAACTTTGGTTAATGATGATGAATCAATTTTAATGGCGAGAGAAATTGCTAAAGAAATAGAAGCTAGAGTGCAGTACCCAGGGGAAATCAAGGTGAATGTTATTCGAGAGAGCAGAGCGGTAGAATTTGCTAAGTAA
- a CDS encoding 5-formyltetrahydrofolate cyclo-ligase, with protein sequence MTLTKNSFRQICLKKIKKSSKHNKFYKNFLINNALLKELEHFKSKKRLKILFFYPLPYEADILKVLKKMREKHDVFVPFMQGESFKMVPFRLPLKKKKFGIFEAGNTIQNNNKIDIAIVPAVGVDGNLQRVGFGKGMYDRFFAKLKEKPYTIFVQPELCHTNKLICDSYDVACDVLITPNKTIRKDG encoded by the coding sequence ATGACTCTTACAAAAAACAGTTTTAGGCAAATATGTCTTAAAAAGATAAAAAAATCATCAAAACATAACAAGTTCTATAAAAACTTTTTAATTAATAATGCATTACTTAAAGAATTAGAACATTTTAAGAGTAAAAAAAGGTTAAAAATCCTGTTTTTTTACCCGTTACCATACGAAGCAGATATACTTAAAGTGCTCAAAAAAATGAGAGAAAAACATGATGTTTTTGTGCCGTTTATGCAAGGCGAAAGCTTTAAGATGGTACCATTTAGATTACCGCTTAAGAAAAAAAAATTTGGTATTTTTGAAGCGGGAAATACAATACAAAATAATAATAAAATTGATATAGCCATAGTTCCAGCAGTGGGAGTTGACGGTAATTTACAAAGAGTTGGTTTTGGCAAAGGGATGTATGATCGTTTCTTTGCAAAATTAAAAGAAAAACCATATACTATTTTTGTACAGCCAGAACTTTGTCACACAAATAAATTAATATGCGATTCATATGACGTGGCGTGTGATGTACTTATAACTCCAAACAAAACTATACGAAAAGATGGCTAA
- a CDS encoding TlpA family protein disulfide reductase → MRKIPLLTTLLTIGLLFGACSKEKESTTQEANSLLATNKIVLTSLNNKQFVVEKTDTGLKLKDAKDKVVIYDIFATWCPPCQAEASHLASLQKKYKDKLIVLGVTVENNIPNEKLEEFAKQHHADYTLVNSSANMRLIDKIAKQLHLGKDFGIPLMVLYKDGKIINYYQGATEEEFIESDIKKALDL, encoded by the coding sequence ATGAGAAAAATTCCACTTTTAACAACTTTACTGACAATCGGCTTACTTTTTGGGGCATGTTCCAAAGAAAAAGAAAGCACTACACAAGAAGCAAATTCTCTACTTGCAACAAATAAAATCGTACTGACATCACTCAACAATAAACAATTTGTTGTAGAAAAAACAGATACTGGTCTTAAACTAAAAGATGCGAAAGACAAAGTAGTCATTTATGATATATTTGCCACTTGGTGTCCACCATGTCAGGCAGAAGCATCTCATTTGGCATCCCTGCAAAAAAAATACAAAGACAAACTCATTGTTCTGGGTGTAACTGTTGAAAACAACATCCCGAATGAAAAACTAGAAGAGTTCGCAAAACAACACCATGCTGACTATACACTTGTCAATTCAAGTGCAAATATGCGTCTAATTGATAAAATAGCGAAACAGTTACATCTAGGAAAAGATTTTGGGATTCCTCTTATGGTTTTATATAAAGACGGTAAAATTATCAATTATTATCAAGGTGCAACAGAAGAAGAATTCATAGAAAGCGACATAAAAAAAGCTTTGGATCTCTAA